A region of Schistosoma mansoni strain Puerto Rico chromosome 1, complete genome DNA encodes the following proteins:
- a CDS encoding serine/threonine kinase, with translation MNHPKLDYLRQFVKPNDPKEEYKILAPIGSGTYGDVFKAVHRERRTLVAVKVMKIDLKDDIRSICQEIHTLRECRHPNIVQFYGSYLRNNKLWICMEYCGGQSMQDIYLYTRRPLEEDCIAFVSRETLQGLNFMHNRGRIHRDIKGANILLTDDGHVKVADFGVAAQLSTSIAKRTTLIGTPYWMAPEVASIESRGSGYDGKCDIWGVGITAIEYAELQPPMFDLDPRKALQILGSRNYKPPSLQDRHKWSPLFHSFIKCCLIKAERRRPDAATMLTHNFITNPHLSTLLTQRLLCYRRQLESSAKNTYSHGDTGVSLSNKKNPPSGGNFISPDNHEPPVSYPAMPASVRQDEFFKSLRVNDLPVSHRIDANGPVHFVSSQQLIIERKPEQFPSVQIQSSLSCSDLADDLTKNCNEIAESTDVNYISQGREIAINNNDNLTRKNYAPDITVTANGFVKHSQSDLSSQSNNAQQQAVIRPLLPAKSSRHSSVFNNDSNHSVDSTNSFNQNNDMAPLISIGSTDNNSNINSNSDKSSAITITTNNNDKQKPSRPCPPIIRLNPSRLSNINSVNEISEETDCLTENHLFADRLLHISSEASAYFVLHSVNFRSMDSLLPFPTLYQHL, from the exons GCGGTTCATCGTGAAAGGCGAACACTGGTGGCGGTTAAAGTtatgaagattgatctaaaggATGACATTCGATCAATTTGTCAAGAAATACACACCTTGAGAGAATGTCGGCATCCAAATATTGTGCAATTTTATGGTAGTTATCTTAG AAATAACAAATTATGGATATGCATGGAATATTGCGGTGGACAATCTATGCAAGATATTTATCTCt ATACCAGACGTCCCTTAGAAGAAGACTGCATTGCATTTGTCTCCCGGGAAACTTTACAAGGTTTGAACTTTATGCACAATCGTGGGCGTATTCATAGAGATATTAAA GGTGCTAATATTCTTCTGACAGATGACGGTCATGTCAAAGTGG CGGATTTCGGTGTCGCCGCCCAACTGAGTACTTCGATTGCCAAACGGACAACTTTAATTGGAACACCCTACTG GATGGCGCCTGAGGTAGCCTCAATTGAATCTCGTGGCTCGGGTTATGATGGAAAGTGTGATATTTGGGGTGTTGGGATTACCGCTATTGAATATGCTGAACTGCAACCTCCAATGTTCGATTTAGACCCTAGGAA AGCACTACAAATTCTGGGTTCGCGAAACTATAAGCCTCCTTCTTTACAAGACCGTCATAAATG GTCACCATTATTTCATTCGTTTATTAAATGTTGTTTAATCAAAGCAGAACGACGAAGACCTGATGCAGCTACAATGCTCACA CATAACTTTATTACAAATCCACACTTGTCTACTTTATTAACTCAACGTCTGCTGTGTTATCGGAGACAATTAGAATCCTCAGCCAAAAATACTTATTCTCATGGAGACACAGGAGTATCTTTATCAAATAAGAAGAATCCTCCATCTGGAGGTAATTTTATTTCCCCTGATAATCATGAACCACCAGTATCCTATCCCGCTATGCCTGCTTCAGTTCGACAGGATGAATTTTTCAAATCTCTTCGAGTTAATGATCTCCCAGTTAGTCACAGAATCGATGCTAATGGTCCTGTGCATTTTGTCTCATCACAACAACTGATTATTGAACGAAAACCGGAACAATTTCCAAGTGTACAAATCCAAAGCAGTTTATCTTGCTCTGACTTAGCCGAT GATCTCACAAAGAATTGTAATGAGATTGCAGAATCTACAGATGTGAACTACATTTCACAAGGAAGAGAAATCgctataaataataatgataatttaactAGAAAAAACTATGCACCAGATATAACAGTTACAGCTAATGGATTTGTAAAACATTCACAATCAGACTTATCATCTCAGTCTAATAATGCACAACAACAAGCTGTGATTCGACCTTTATTACCAGCGAAATCCTCTAGACACTCTTCAGTGTtcaataatgatagtaatcatTCTGTAGATTCAACAAATTCATTCAATCAAAATAATGATATGGCTCCTCTTATCTCTATTGGTTCTActgataataacagtaatattaatagtaatagtgATAAATCATCAGCTATAACTattaccactaataataatgataagcaaAAACCTAGTCGTCCTTGTCCGCCCATAATACGACTTAATCCGTCACGTTTATCAAATATAAACAGTGTTAATGAAATATCTGAAGAAACTGATTGTTTAAcagaaaatcatttatttgCTGATCGTTTATTACATATCAGTTCAGAGGCAAGTGCCTATTTTGTTTTACATTCTGTTAATTTTAGAAGTATGGATTCATTACTTCCATTTCCTACACTATATCAACATTTATAA